In Kitasatospora gansuensis, a genomic segment contains:
- a CDS encoding Rossmann-like and DUF2520 domain-containing protein — MSTFDEAEFGALADPFGDPADPGNRPARLAVGVVGTGRVGPALGAALQLAGHRVVAASGVSATSRRRAEALLPGVKLVSPPQVLAAADLVLLTVPDDALADLVTGLASTGAIRPGQLIVHTSGAHGVAVLAPATRAGALPLALHPAMTFTGTSVDLARLAGCPFGVTAPQELRPVAEALVVEMGGEPEWVPEEVRPLYHTALAHGANHLVTLVAQASELLRTAGVAEPGRLLGPLLGAALDNSLRSGDAALTGPVARGDAGTLRRHLHQLGTVAPDIGQAYRAMARATAQRAVRSGSLDEESAAALLDVLNEENI, encoded by the coding sequence GTGAGCACCTTCGACGAGGCCGAATTCGGGGCCCTGGCCGATCCGTTCGGTGATCCCGCCGACCCCGGCAACCGGCCCGCGCGGCTGGCGGTCGGCGTGGTCGGCACCGGCCGGGTCGGCCCCGCGCTGGGGGCCGCGCTCCAGCTGGCCGGGCACCGGGTGGTGGCCGCGTCCGGGGTGTCGGCGACCTCCCGGCGCCGGGCCGAGGCACTGCTGCCCGGGGTGAAGCTGGTCAGCCCGCCGCAGGTGCTGGCGGCGGCCGACCTGGTGCTGCTCACCGTCCCGGACGACGCGCTGGCCGACCTGGTGACCGGGCTGGCGAGCACCGGGGCGATCCGGCCCGGGCAGCTGATCGTGCACACCTCGGGGGCGCACGGCGTGGCGGTGCTGGCGCCCGCCACCAGGGCCGGGGCGCTGCCGCTGGCGCTGCACCCGGCGATGACCTTCACCGGCACCTCCGTCGACCTGGCCCGACTGGCGGGCTGCCCCTTCGGGGTGACGGCCCCTCAGGAGCTGCGGCCGGTCGCCGAGGCGCTGGTGGTGGAGATGGGCGGCGAGCCCGAGTGGGTGCCCGAGGAGGTGCGGCCGCTCTACCACACGGCCCTCGCGCACGGCGCGAACCACCTGGTCACCCTGGTCGCCCAGGCCAGTGAACTGCTCCGGACGGCGGGCGTGGCCGAGCCGGGCCGGCTGCTCGGTCCGCTGCTCGGCGCGGCCCTGGACAACAGCCTGCGCTCCGGCGACGCGGCCCTCACCGGACCGGTCGCCCGGGGCGACGCCGGGACGCTCCGGCGCCACCTGCACCAGCTCGGTACGGTAGCCCCCGACATCGGGCAGGCGTACCGCGCGATGGCCCGCGCCACGGCGCAGCGGGCGGTCCGCTCCGGATCGCTCGACGAAGAGTCGGCGGCTGCGCTGCTGGACGTACTCAACGAGGAGAACATCTGA
- a CDS encoding response regulator — translation MTIRVMLVDDQELLRTGFRMILQSQGDIEITAEAGDGQQALQVLEHTEVDVILMDVRMPRLDGVQATRRICLTEDGSPRPDAPHVLILTTFDLDEYAFAALKAGASGFLLKDVPPVELVAAIRSVHAGDAVVAPTTTRRMIDRFAEVLPVPRSTPGSPVLAPLTDREREVFLLVSQGLSNGEIAGKLTLSEATVKTHVGRILAKLNLRDRVQAVVLAYEAGLVRAGAGE, via the coding sequence GTGACCATCAGGGTGATGCTCGTCGACGATCAGGAACTGCTCCGCACCGGCTTCCGGATGATCCTCCAGTCCCAGGGCGACATCGAGATCACCGCCGAGGCCGGGGACGGTCAGCAGGCCCTCCAGGTGCTGGAGCACACCGAGGTCGACGTGATCCTGATGGACGTCCGGATGCCCCGGCTGGACGGCGTCCAGGCCACCCGCCGGATCTGCCTGACCGAGGACGGCTCCCCCCGCCCGGACGCCCCGCACGTGCTCATCCTGACCACCTTCGACCTGGACGAGTACGCCTTCGCCGCGCTCAAGGCGGGCGCCAGCGGCTTCCTGCTCAAGGACGTCCCGCCGGTCGAGCTGGTCGCCGCGATCCGCTCGGTGCACGCCGGGGACGCCGTGGTCGCCCCCACCACCACCCGCCGGATGATCGACCGCTTCGCCGAGGTGCTGCCCGTCCCGCGCTCCACCCCGGGCTCCCCGGTGCTGGCCCCGCTCACCGACCGCGAGCGCGAGGTCTTCCTGCTGGTCTCCCAGGGCCTGTCGAACGGCGAGATCGCGGGCAAGCTCACGCTCTCCGAGGCCACCGTCAAGACCCACGTCGGCCGCATCCTGGCCAAGCTCAACCTCCGCGACCGGGTGCAGGCCGTGGTGCTCGCCTACGAGGCCGGGCTGGTCCGCGCGGGCGCCGGGGAGTAG